Genomic window (bacterium):
GCTGATTATGATATGCGCCCTTCTCACGAGCATTGCCATTACGCGCGAGAAGGAGACGGGAACTCTGGAGCAGATGTTGACCACGCCGGTGCGAGCGGGGCAAGTAATCGTGGGCAAGATTATTCCGTACATGACCATTGGCGCGTTGGATACGGCGCTGGTGTTTGTCGTCGGGACGGTGGTGTTCGGAGTGCCGATGGCGGGATCGTGGTTCGTGCTGGCCGGGTACAGTCTCGTTTATCTGCTGGTTTCCCTGGGGATCGGATTGCTCATTTCGGCGGCCATGCCTACGCAGCAACTGGCGATGATGATTGCGCTGGTGGGAACCTTGCTGCCGACGATGATGCTGTCGGGATTCGTGTTTCCCATTCCGAGCATGCCGGTGGTATTGCAGGGAGTCAGCCATATTATTCCCGCCACGTATTATCTCGAGATTGTGCGCGGGGTGATGCTGAGGGGAGAAGCGTGGTTTCCGCAGCAACTTGCCGTACTGACGGGGATGGCGGTTTTTCTGCTGGTCGCAGCGTCGCGGCGATTCCGCCTGAGGCTCGAATGATCGGCAAACTTCTTACGTGGATCAAGCTGGTGCATCATCTGATGCGCAAGGAATTCCGGCAGACGTTTCGCGACCGGGCGATGCTGCGGGTGATTTTTGTCGTGCCGGTGATTCAGTTGATCGTGCTCAGTTATGCGATGACGACCGATCTGAAGAACGTGCGGATTTCCG
Coding sequences:
- a CDS encoding ABC transporter permease, whose product is MKRIRAIAHKEFLHILRDPRSLALALLMPMMMVFLYGYAIDMDMKELKAGIMDLDESSTSRELVRRMTSSGFIVDAERLNTREEIERGFRRGRFHAAVVIPRGFEESLMRDKFTPVQMLIDGADGTSAAVVNNYLNAVIAMMNRDRAQAQGTSLEPPIETRPRIYYNPELVSAHFIVPGLAAVVLIMICALLTSIAITREKETGTLEQMLTTPVRAGQVIVGKIIPYMTIGALDTALVFVVGTVVFGVPMAGSWFVLAGYSLVYLLVSLGIGLLISAAMPTQQLAMMIALVGTLLPTMMLSGFVFPIPSMPVVLQGVSHIIPATYYLEIVRGVMLRGEAWFPQQLAVLTGMAVFLLVAASRRFRLRLE